A section of the Virgibacillus sp. NKC19-3 genome encodes:
- a CDS encoding DUF7010 family protein codes for MELNEIRNESSIKAKNGIGFLLAAIVIWSIITIIFLLPVDIQQKNIYMLISTGIMFPLSIGMSTMIKADWQLKNNPIGNLGLIFNFAQLIYFPILFFGMITNPEDAIIFFAIITGAHFFPYGWLYNAKPFYIMAPVIAVVIMMLGLYLDGKDLWAVSLSVVILFLLLIFLLIIDYKKK; via the coding sequence TTGGAATTGAACGAGATTAGAAATGAATCATCAATTAAAGCGAAAAATGGGATAGGATTTTTATTAGCAGCTATTGTTATTTGGTCGATTATTACCATCATCTTTTTACTACCCGTTGATATACAGCAAAAAAACATATATATGCTGATTTCCACAGGAATCATGTTTCCTTTATCTATTGGGATGTCTACGATGATTAAAGCAGACTGGCAGTTGAAAAATAATCCAATTGGCAATCTGGGTTTAATTTTTAACTTTGCTCAACTTATCTATTTTCCTATCCTATTTTTTGGAATGATAACTAACCCAGAGGATGCGATTATATTTTTTGCCATTATAACTGGTGCACACTTTTTTCCATATGGTTGGTTATATAATGCGAAACCTTTTTATATTATGGCACCAGTTATTGCCGTTGTTATTATGATGTTAGGACTCTATTTAGATGGAAAAGATTTATGGGCCGTATCACTTTCGGTTGTTATCCTTTTCTTACTGTTGATTTTTCTACTAATCATAGATTACAAAAAGAAATGA
- a CDS encoding YjgB family protein: protein MNIKKGLLVAATAFGLTVIGAGLSPASAAGPDADIPETSVSGIHSSITNQEAAETLNNIYDKAYIGEMPGNVHDLNINEDDKEDVYHRLGSPQQEDGQFDLYGWNMGNPGYGFAYNEDNSIAEIRYFGTGVERQTNLGGITPAVLDEQLGSADEILHVPQTNETDYVYNTDNYELHFIVGSDDTVDHVNLKEAK from the coding sequence ATGAATATCAAAAAAGGCTTATTAGTAGCTGCAACTGCTTTCGGTCTCACGGTAATCGGAGCCGGTTTATCGCCCGCTTCTGCTGCTGGTCCGGATGCCGATATTCCGGAGACATCGGTCTCTGGTATCCATTCTTCGATTACGAACCAAGAGGCAGCTGAAACTTTAAATAACATATACGATAAGGCTTATATCGGCGAAATGCCAGGCAATGTTCACGACCTTAACATTAATGAGGACGACAAAGAGGATGTTTATCATAGACTGGGCAGTCCGCAACAAGAAGACGGTCAATTTGATTTATACGGATGGAATATGGGAAACCCTGGATATGGATTTGCTTATAACGAAGATAATAGCATAGCTGAAATACGCTACTTTGGAACAGGTGTTGAAAGACAAACAAACCTTGGAGGAATCACGCCTGCCGTATTAGATGAACAACTTGGTAGCGCCGATGAGATTCTTCATGTTCCTCAAACCAATGAAACAGACTATGTTTATAACACGGATAACTATGAGCTTCACTTTATTGTTGGCAGTGATGATACAGTTGATCATGTGAATTTAAAAGAAGCGAAATAG
- a CDS encoding polysaccharide deacetylase family protein, which yields MHKRLNKRGKIAVIILLAMSFFFVYMAIGGGKKSVPVENSISAQTTPLEELPYNKLVAGSGDAIKDQSTIENEWEEKEEARKKDFAKQNEADQQEKAIYLTFDDGPTDVSNQLLDTLNDYQMKATFFMLGPKMEENPEVVKRMEDENFGLALHGITHEVSQIYSGPSAPVEEMLETQEILKEITGVTSDIIRLPYGSVPYLTVKMRYLLDQEGFNIWDWNVDSQDWELEEGQYVQQTIQEIDQMEKAGETPVILLHDKEETIDHLPELLEYIKGEGYQTNVLTNDMSPITFPCEGRCYSIK from the coding sequence ATGCATAAACGGTTAAATAAAAGGGGGAAAATAGCGGTAATTATTCTATTAGCTATGTCATTCTTTTTCGTGTATATGGCGATTGGTGGAGGTAAAAAAAGTGTACCTGTAGAAAATAGTATTTCTGCGCAGACCACTCCCTTGGAAGAATTACCCTATAATAAGTTAGTGGCAGGATCCGGTGATGCCATCAAAGATCAATCTACAATTGAAAATGAATGGGAAGAAAAAGAAGAGGCTAGAAAAAAAGATTTTGCCAAACAAAATGAAGCAGATCAACAGGAGAAAGCAATTTATTTAACATTTGACGATGGACCGACGGATGTTTCAAATCAATTGTTGGACACCTTAAATGATTATCAAATGAAAGCCACTTTTTTCATGCTTGGTCCAAAAATGGAAGAAAACCCAGAAGTGGTAAAACGCATGGAAGATGAGAATTTTGGTCTTGCATTACATGGAATTACACATGAAGTAAGTCAAATTTATAGTGGTCCATCTGCCCCTGTAGAGGAAATGCTTGAGACGCAGGAAATATTGAAGGAGATAACGGGAGTTACTTCGGATATTATCCGACTTCCATACGGTAGTGTACCATATTTAACAGTAAAAATGCGTTATTTGTTGGATCAAGAGGGTTTCAATATTTGGGATTGGAACGTAGATAGTCAAGATTGGGAGTTAGAAGAAGGACAGTACGTTCAACAAACGATTCAGGAGATTGATCAAATGGAAAAAGCAGGTGAAACACCTGTAATCCTTCTACATGACAAAGAGGAGACTATAGATCACTTACCTGAATTATTGGAGTATATTAAAGGGGAAGGTTACCAAACAAACGTATTGACCAATGATATGTCACCAATTACATTTCCATGTGAAGGTCGCTGTTATTCCATTAAGTAA
- a CDS encoding LCP family protein: MSKNNTQTRTVKRKKCKFKKRAYIIFPILVALLAAVGYGTYLYIKADTVLSDSYEEDEREKSDLRESAVDPTEDNVSVLIMGVDSSDVRENAESARTDALMVATLNKKDNSVKLVSIPRDTYVYISEVGYETKIAHAHAHGGTSATIDTVENLLDIPIDYYTKLNFEAFVDVVDAIDGINTEVPYELQEQNSKDEAGAIHLLPGDQELDGEEALALARTRKQDNDIERGKRQQDIIKAVVDKAISLDSVLKYDDVIEAVGSNMTTNMTFPEMRSFISYGTSGTNLDFETITLEGSDYQPGNAYYWLLDDYALSETQSELKRHLDIADTNTVSESDEISTTSGEPGNESE, encoded by the coding sequence ATGTCTAAAAATAATACACAAACACGTACAGTGAAGCGTAAAAAGTGCAAATTTAAAAAAAGAGCCTATATTATTTTCCCTATATTAGTAGCCTTACTTGCTGCAGTTGGCTATGGAACTTATTTATACATTAAAGCAGACACCGTTTTATCCGATTCCTATGAAGAAGATGAAAGAGAAAAGTCCGATCTGCGGGAAAGTGCAGTTGACCCGACAGAAGATAATGTTTCTGTTCTCATTATGGGAGTGGATTCAAGTGATGTTCGGGAAAATGCAGAAAGTGCACGCACGGATGCGCTTATGGTCGCCACATTAAACAAAAAGGATAATAGTGTAAAATTAGTAAGCATTCCGCGTGATACATATGTATACATTTCAGAAGTTGGCTATGAAACCAAAATCGCCCATGCGCACGCACATGGTGGAACATCCGCAACCATTGACACGGTTGAAAATCTATTAGATATTCCAATCGATTACTATACGAAATTGAATTTTGAAGCATTTGTCGATGTTGTTGATGCGATTGACGGTATAAATACGGAAGTGCCCTATGAATTACAGGAACAAAATTCAAAAGATGAAGCAGGAGCCATTCATCTTCTCCCCGGAGATCAGGAATTAGACGGGGAAGAAGCTCTTGCCTTGGCACGTACTAGAAAACAGGACAATGATATTGAACGTGGAAAAAGACAACAAGACATCATTAAGGCTGTCGTTGACAAAGCCATATCCTTGGATTCTGTGCTGAAATACGATGATGTGATTGAGGCTGTTGGAAGTAACATGACAACGAATATGACATTTCCGGAGATGCGAAGCTTTATATCTTATGGAACAAGTGGAACAAATCTGGACTTTGAAACAATAACGCTGGAAGGTAGCGACTATCAGCCTGGAAATGCCTATTACTGGCTACTGGACGATTATGCACTTAGTGAGACACAATCAGAGTTAAAACGTCACCTGGATATTGCAGATACAAATACTGTTTCCGAATCGGATGAAATATCCACAACATCAGGTGAACCTGGAAATGAATCGGAATAA
- a CDS encoding YitT family protein codes for MKNYVFLVAGTFFFATSVAVFAMPNSLAEGGVPGLALLIYHETDISPAMTTFILNAAILLIGFRYLPVDMIIKSFVTIPLFSLFIYILEDLATGISDPLLAAIFTGVFTGVGFGLIFRSGSTTGGTSTIARMLNYKFGWELTGTNFVLDASAVVAGIFIIGPVYTMYTVLALFIGKRVTDYILEGFEAKRVVHIFSSKTKEVENVLQTSLGTHTTVLKAEKNADGVEENLIYVAIPKQRLFYLKKLISSIDENAFTVVHTVKDVTGGSFAEAHHPGQKTFRSKILERRYYKKQADEESFTSPDNTSVNEKE; via the coding sequence ATGAAAAACTATGTATTTTTAGTTGCTGGTACATTTTTCTTTGCTACCTCCGTAGCAGTCTTTGCGATGCCTAATTCTTTAGCAGAAGGAGGCGTGCCCGGATTAGCTCTACTTATTTACCATGAAACAGATATATCGCCTGCTATGACTACGTTTATTTTGAATGCAGCTATTCTTCTAATCGGCTTTCGTTATTTACCAGTAGACATGATTATCAAATCGTTTGTGACGATCCCACTATTTTCATTATTTATTTACATCCTCGAAGACTTGGCTACAGGAATATCAGATCCCCTTTTGGCAGCAATCTTTACAGGCGTGTTTACAGGTGTCGGTTTTGGACTTATTTTCCGTTCGGGAAGCACGACTGGAGGAACATCGACGATTGCTCGCATGTTAAACTATAAATTTGGCTGGGAATTGACAGGGACCAATTTTGTTTTGGATGCGTCTGCTGTTGTTGCTGGTATTTTTATAATTGGTCCGGTATATACGATGTACACCGTACTCGCTTTATTTATCGGAAAAAGGGTAACGGATTATATATTAGAAGGTTTTGAAGCAAAAAGAGTTGTGCACATTTTTTCCAGTAAAACAAAAGAAGTGGAAAATGTACTGCAAACCAGTTTGGGTACGCATACGACTGTATTAAAAGCAGAGAAAAATGCAGATGGCGTCGAGGAAAACCTTATTTATGTCGCCATCCCGAAACAACGGTTATTCTATTTGAAAAAGCTGATCAGCAGTATTGACGAAAATGCATTCACGGTTGTGCACACCGTAAAAGATGTGACCGGCGGCAGTTTTGCAGAAGCTCATCACCCAGGGCAGAAAACATTCAGAAGCAAGATACTGGAACGTCGCTATTATAAGAAGCAGGCAGATGAAGAAAGTTTTACCTCCCCTGATAATACATCTGTTAACGAAAAAGAATAG